One genomic window of Paenisporosarcina antarctica includes the following:
- a CDS encoding vWA domain-containing protein yields MNAKSTELVFILDKSGSMAGLESDTIGGFNALITKQKKEQGDARVTTILFNDGYELLHDRISIKGIAPITEKEYEVGGMTALLDAIGSTIQKIGNAQKRTSEEERAGKVMFVITTDGYENASCEYNYKKIRSMIAHQKKNYKWEFVFLGANIDAVATAEKFGIDEEFAVKYHADTEGTQLNYQVLNEAVSSFRTGKKLDRSWKIDIEADYEQRK; encoded by the coding sequence ATGAATGCGAAAAGTACTGAGTTGGTTTTTATTCTAGATAAGAGCGGTTCGATGGCTGGACTTGAGAGCGATACGATTGGTGGATTCAATGCTTTGATTACCAAGCAGAAAAAAGAACAAGGGGACGCTCGAGTCACGACGATTTTATTCAATGATGGCTATGAGTTACTGCATGACCGAATTTCGATTAAAGGGATCGCACCCATTACGGAAAAGGAATACGAAGTGGGTGGCATGACGGCCTTACTTGATGCGATAGGTTCAACCATCCAAAAAATCGGCAATGCTCAAAAAAGAACAAGTGAAGAAGAACGCGCAGGAAAAGTAATGTTCGTCATCACGACTGATGGATATGAAAACGCCAGCTGTGAATACAATTACAAAAAAATCAGGTCGATGATTGCGCATCAAAAAAAGAATTACAAGTGGGAGTTTGTGTTTTTAGGAGCCAATATCGATGCCGTTGCCACAGCAGAAAAATTCGGGATTGATGAAGAATTCGCGGTAAAATACCATGCTGATACTGAAGGCACTCAACTCAATTATCAAGTGTTAAATGAAGCTGTCAGTTCTTTCCGAACAGGTAAGAAACTAGATCGCTCATGGAAAATAGATATTGAAGCGGATTATGAACAGCGTAAGTAA
- a CDS encoding macro domain-containing protein — protein MPLEIVRNDITKMDVDAIVNAANSELQMGGGVCGSIFIAAGVKELQKACDEIGQCSVGEAVLTDGFRLQSTHIIHTVGPVWRGGNQNEEKLLQSCYENSLALAASLNLESIAFPVISSGIYGYPKEQALQVAISSIHEFLMSHEMMVYLVVFDKQSFGFSEKLFKSIHQYIDEHYVEEHELKYSRNQRMIEQEIQSQQAYVVEEKLQDFKKRSLEDMMGQIDESFSQRLLRFIDEKGMTDADTYKKANIDRRLFSKIRNSPDYTPLKKTAIAFAIALELDLYETKDLLDKAGYTLSQSSKFDLIIHFFIEQKNYNIYEINEALFTFDQVLLGA, from the coding sequence ATGCCTTTAGAAATCGTTAGAAACGATATAACAAAAATGGATGTAGATGCAATCGTCAATGCGGCGAATTCAGAACTGCAAATGGGTGGAGGTGTTTGCGGATCCATCTTTATAGCGGCCGGTGTGAAAGAGTTGCAAAAGGCATGCGATGAAATTGGCCAATGCTCAGTTGGAGAGGCTGTTTTGACAGATGGATTCCGGTTACAGTCAACACACATTATCCATACAGTTGGTCCGGTTTGGCGAGGAGGGAACCAAAACGAAGAAAAACTTCTGCAATCCTGTTATGAAAATTCCTTGGCATTGGCTGCTTCACTAAACTTGGAGTCAATAGCCTTTCCAGTCATTTCATCGGGCATTTATGGCTATCCGAAAGAACAGGCTTTGCAGGTAGCTATTTCTTCAATTCACGAATTCTTAATGAGCCATGAGATGATGGTATACCTCGTCGTCTTTGATAAACAATCTTTCGGATTCAGTGAAAAACTATTCAAATCCATTCATCAATATATCGACGAACATTATGTGGAAGAGCATGAGCTAAAATACTCACGAAACCAACGGATGATCGAACAAGAGATTCAATCACAACAGGCGTATGTTGTGGAAGAGAAGTTACAGGATTTTAAGAAAAGAAGCCTAGAGGATATGATGGGCCAGATTGATGAATCCTTTTCACAGAGACTTTTACGTTTTATTGACGAAAAAGGAATGACAGATGCGGATACCTATAAAAAAGCGAATATTGACCGCCGCCTTTTTTCGAAAATCCGTAATTCACCCGATTACACACCGCTCAAAAAAACAGCGATAGCTTTTGCGATTGCTTTGGAATTAGATCTATATGAAACAAAGGATTTACTGGACAAGGCAGGTTATACCTTATCACAAAGTAGTAAATTCGATCTTATCATCCATTTTTTCATTGAACAAAAGAACTACAATATATACGAAATAAATGAAGCCTTGTTTACTTTTGACCAAGTTTTGCTCGGTGCGTAA
- a CDS encoding 2,3-butanediol dehydrogenase produces MRAAVWYKAKDIRVEEREVNAVLPNEVKIRVAWVGICGSDLHEYQEGPVLIPSQGPDPLTNQEAPLTLGHEFAGVIEEVGSDVTRFKAGDRVVVNPLITKGNKGPEYDIYDGFTFVGLGSNGGFADFTVVAEKNVYALPDGLSLEEGALVEPTAVAVQAVKEGGLQSGQTVAVFGAGPIGLVTIIAAKAQGASKIVVFDLSDSRLEKATLVGATHVVNPGNMDPLEMAREIEPEGFDVSFEVAGVEITFNQAIKVTKTRGTVVVISIFPKPVSFDPMDLTTTGVKITSTLAYEPEVFQKTIDLMSSGEIDPKLIITSRIELEEIITKGFDALTNDKTQAKILVKLSGEQ; encoded by the coding sequence ATGAGAGCAGCAGTTTGGTATAAAGCGAAAGATATACGTGTTGAAGAACGGGAAGTGAACGCAGTTCTTCCTAATGAAGTGAAAATAAGGGTTGCTTGGGTAGGTATTTGCGGCAGTGACTTGCATGAATATCAAGAAGGTCCTGTACTAATTCCATCACAAGGTCCTGATCCATTGACAAACCAAGAAGCACCATTAACGTTAGGGCATGAATTTGCCGGTGTAATCGAGGAAGTCGGATCTGATGTAACACGATTTAAAGCGGGTGATCGAGTTGTTGTAAATCCTTTAATCACAAAAGGTAATAAAGGGCCCGAATACGATATATATGACGGATTTACATTTGTTGGACTAGGTTCAAATGGTGGTTTTGCTGACTTTACGGTTGTAGCTGAAAAAAATGTTTACGCACTTCCAGATGGTCTGTCACTCGAGGAAGGCGCACTTGTCGAACCGACGGCTGTTGCTGTACAAGCTGTCAAAGAAGGTGGCTTGCAATCAGGACAAACTGTAGCAGTATTTGGTGCGGGACCAATTGGTCTTGTGACGATTATTGCAGCTAAGGCACAAGGGGCAAGTAAAATCGTTGTTTTCGACTTGTCAGATAGTCGACTGGAAAAAGCGACATTAGTCGGAGCTACGCATGTAGTCAATCCTGGTAACATGGATCCTTTAGAAATGGCGAGAGAGATTGAACCTGAAGGGTTTGACGTGTCATTTGAAGTGGCTGGTGTAGAAATAACATTTAACCAGGCAATTAAAGTCACAAAAACACGTGGTACGGTTGTCGTTATTTCCATTTTCCCTAAACCAGTTTCATTTGACCCAATGGATTTGACAACTACTGGCGTCAAAATCACGTCAACTTTAGCGTATGAACCTGAAGTGTTCCAGAAAACAATCGATTTAATGAGCTCAGGAGAGATTGATCCGAAGCTAATTATCACAAGTCGAATTGAGCTAGAAGAAATCATAACAAAAGGTTTTGATGCACTAACGAACGACAAAACACAAGCGAAAATTCTAGTTAAACTGAGTGGGGAACAATAA